From the Streptomyces nigrescens genome, one window contains:
- a CDS encoding NAD-glutamate dehydrogenase, producing the protein MQTKLDEAKTELLARAARVVESSPAGGKHPVRGLDPDTLSGYLQRYYLHTAPEDLADRDPVDVVGAALSHYRLAEMRPQGTANVRVHTPTVEENGWTCSHSVVEVVTDDMPFLVDSVTNELSRQGRGIHVVIHPQVIVRRDVTGKLIEVFDSNCDAHGKTGKGKGTKLPHDAVTESWIHVEMDRETDREDLHQITADLLRVLSDVREAVEDWEKMRAAAGRIADELPAEPVADDLGDQEIEEAQELLRWLSADHFTFLGYREYELTTAPCEGGADEDVLTAVPGTGLGILRADPTHRETADGHPVSPSFNRLPADARAKAREHKLLILTKANSRATVHRPSYLDYVGVKKFDAEGNVVGERRFLGLFSSAAYTESVRRVPVIRRKVAEVLEGAGFSPDSHDGRDLLQILETYPRDELFQTPVDELRSIATSVLYLQERRRLRLYLRQDEYGRYYSALVYLPRDRYTTGVRLRLIDILKEELGGTSVDFTAWNTESILSRLHFVIRVEPGASLPELTDADADRLESRLVEAARSWADGFSEALNAEVGEERAAELLRRYGHAFPEGYKADNSPRSAVADVQHLEKLTGEPGRDFSVSLYEPVDAGPGERRFKIYRRGEPVSLSRVLPGLNRLGVEVVDERPHELRCADSTIAWVYDFGLRMPEHIKGDDARERFQDAFTAVWTSAAESDGFNTLVLRAGLNWRQAMVLRAYAKYLRQAGSTFSQTYMEDTLSNNVHTTRLLVSLFEARMSPDRQRAGTELTDGLLEELDGALDQVASLDEDRILRSFLTVIKATLRTNHYQKDSQGRPHSYLSIKLDPQAIPDLPAPRPAYEIWVYSPKVEGVHLRFGKVARGGLRWSDRREDFRTEILGLVKAQMVKNTVIVPVGAKGGFVGKQLPDPSQDRDAWLAEGIACYRTFISGLLDITDNLVGGEVEHPKDVVRHDEDDTYLVVAADKGTATFSDIANEVAESYGFWLGDAFASGGSAGYDHKGMGITARGAWESVKRHFRELGVDTQSEDFTVVGVGDMSGDVFGNGMLLSEHIRLVAAFDHRHIFLDPNPDAATSYAERRRLFELPRSSWADYNTELLSQGGGIHPRSAKSIQINAQVRAALGIEAGVKKMTPADLMQAILKAPVDLLWNGGIGTYVKSSAESNADVGDKSNDAIRVNGEDLRVKVVGEGGNLGLTQLGRIEFAMAGGKINNDAIDNSAGVDTSDHEVNIKILLNSVVADGDMTVKQRNKLLAEMTDEVGALVLRNNYAQNTALALALAQSSSMLNAQQRFMRRLVRDGDLDRALEFLPTDRQIRERLNAGRGLTQPETAVLLAYTKITVAEALIQTGLPDDPYLQRLLHAYFPSALHDRFPEQVDGHALRREIVTTVLVNDTVNTGGTSFLHRMREETGASLEEVVRAHTAARAIFRLGQVWDDVEALDNVVAADVQTRIRLHSRRLVERGTRWLLNNRPQPLELSETIGFFADRVSQVWSELPKLLQGGDLEWFQAILEELTDAGVPEQLAVQVSGFSSVFPALDIVAVADRLDKEPLDVAEVYYDLGDRLRINQLLDRILELPRNDRWQSMARASIREDLFAAHAALTSDVLSVGNGSSTPEQRFKAWEQANAAILSRARATLEEIHGSEGFDLANLSVAMRTMRTLLRTRS; encoded by the coding sequence ATGCAGACCAAGCTGGACGAAGCCAAGACCGAGCTGCTCGCCAGGGCCGCCCGGGTCGTTGAAAGCAGCCCGGCCGGGGGCAAGCACCCGGTACGCGGCCTCGACCCGGACACCCTTTCGGGATACCTCCAGCGCTACTACCTGCACACCGCCCCCGAGGACCTCGCCGATCGTGACCCGGTCGATGTCGTCGGCGCCGCGCTCTCGCACTACCGCCTCGCGGAAATGCGTCCTCAGGGCACCGCGAACGTACGGGTGCACACCCCGACCGTCGAGGAGAACGGCTGGACCTGCAGCCACTCCGTCGTCGAGGTCGTCACCGACGACATGCCGTTCCTGGTCGACTCGGTCACCAATGAGCTCTCCCGGCAGGGGCGCGGCATCCATGTCGTGATCCACCCGCAGGTGATCGTCCGCCGTGATGTCACCGGCAAGCTCATCGAGGTCTTCGACTCCAACTGCGACGCGCACGGCAAGACCGGCAAGGGCAAGGGCACGAAGCTGCCGCACGACGCGGTGACCGAGTCCTGGATCCATGTCGAGATGGACCGCGAGACCGACCGCGAGGACCTCCATCAGATCACCGCCGATCTGCTGCGGGTACTCTCCGACGTCCGCGAGGCCGTCGAGGACTGGGAGAAGATGCGTGCCGCCGCCGGCCGCATCGCCGACGAGCTGCCCGCCGAGCCGGTCGCCGACGACCTGGGCGACCAGGAGATCGAGGAGGCCCAGGAGCTGCTGCGGTGGCTGTCCGCGGACCACTTCACCTTCCTCGGCTACCGCGAGTACGAGCTGACCACCGCGCCCTGCGAGGGCGGCGCCGACGAGGATGTGCTGACCGCCGTGCCCGGCACCGGCCTGGGCATACTGCGCGCCGACCCGACGCACCGCGAGACCGCCGACGGCCACCCCGTCTCGCCGTCCTTCAACCGGCTGCCCGCCGACGCCCGCGCCAAGGCCCGTGAGCACAAGCTGCTCATCCTGACCAAGGCCAACAGCCGCGCCACCGTCCACCGCCCCTCCTACCTCGACTACGTCGGCGTCAAGAAGTTCGACGCCGAGGGCAATGTCGTCGGTGAGCGGCGCTTCCTGGGCCTGTTCTCCTCGGCCGCGTACACCGAGTCCGTGCGCCGGGTGCCGGTCATCCGCCGCAAGGTCGCCGAGGTCCTCGAAGGCGCGGGCTTCAGCCCCGACAGCCATGACGGCCGCGACCTGCTGCAGATCCTGGAGACGTACCCGCGCGACGAGCTGTTCCAGACGCCGGTCGACGAGCTGCGGTCCATCGCCACCAGCGTCCTCTACCTGCAAGAGCGCCGCCGGCTGCGCCTCTACCTCCGCCAGGACGAGTACGGCCGCTACTACTCCGCGCTGGTCTACCTCCCGCGTGACCGCTACACCACCGGTGTGCGGCTGCGCCTGATCGACATCCTCAAGGAGGAACTGGGCGGCACCAGCGTCGACTTCACCGCCTGGAACACCGAGTCGATCCTCTCCCGGCTGCACTTCGTCATCCGGGTCGAGCCCGGCGCCAGCCTGCCGGAGCTCACCGACGCCGACGCGGACCGCCTCGAAAGCCGGCTGGTCGAGGCCGCCCGCTCCTGGGCCGACGGCTTCTCCGAGGCGCTGAACGCCGAGGTCGGCGAGGAGCGCGCCGCCGAGCTGCTGCGCCGCTACGGCCACGCCTTCCCCGAGGGGTACAAGGCCGACAACAGCCCGCGCAGCGCCGTCGCCGACGTCCAGCACCTGGAGAAGCTCACCGGCGAGCCGGGCCGCGACTTCTCGGTCAGCCTCTACGAGCCGGTCGACGCCGGCCCCGGCGAGCGCCGCTTCAAGATCTACCGCAGGGGCGAGCCGGTCTCGCTGTCCCGGGTGCTGCCCGGCCTGAACCGCCTGGGCGTCGAGGTCGTCGACGAGCGCCCACACGAGCTGCGCTGCGCCGACTCCACCATCGCCTGGGTCTACGACTTCGGGCTGCGGATGCCCGAACACATCAAGGGCGACGACGCCCGTGAGCGCTTCCAGGACGCGTTCACCGCGGTGTGGACCAGCGCGGCCGAGAGCGACGGCTTCAACACGCTGGTGCTGCGGGCCGGCCTCAACTGGCGCCAGGCGATGGTGCTGCGGGCCTACGCCAAGTACCTGCGGCAGGCCGGTTCGACCTTCAGCCAGACGTACATGGAGGACACCCTCTCCAACAACGTCCACACCACCCGGCTGCTGGTCTCCCTCTTCGAGGCACGGATGTCCCCCGACCGGCAGCGGGCCGGCACGGAGCTGACGGACGGGCTGCTGGAGGAGCTGGACGGCGCGCTCGACCAGGTCGCCTCCCTGGACGAGGACCGGATCCTGCGGTCCTTCCTCACGGTCATCAAGGCCACCCTGCGCACCAACCACTACCAGAAGGACAGCCAGGGCAGGCCGCACAGCTACCTGTCCATCAAGCTGGACCCGCAGGCCATCCCCGACCTGCCGGCGCCCCGCCCGGCGTACGAGATCTGGGTGTACTCGCCCAAGGTCGAGGGCGTCCATCTGCGGTTCGGCAAGGTCGCGCGCGGTGGTCTGCGCTGGTCGGACCGCCGGGAGGACTTCCGTACGGAGATCCTCGGCCTGGTCAAGGCGCAGATGGTCAAGAACACCGTCATCGTGCCCGTCGGGGCCAAGGGCGGCTTCGTCGGCAAGCAGCTGCCGGACCCGTCGCAGGACCGCGACGCCTGGCTGGCCGAGGGCATCGCCTGCTACCGGACCTTCATCTCCGGTCTGCTGGACATCACCGACAACCTGGTCGGCGGAGAGGTCGAGCACCCCAAGGACGTCGTACGGCACGACGAGGACGACACCTACCTCGTCGTCGCCGCCGACAAGGGCACCGCGACCTTCTCCGACATCGCCAACGAGGTGGCCGAGTCCTACGGCTTCTGGCTGGGCGACGCCTTCGCCTCCGGCGGCAGCGCCGGCTACGACCACAAGGGCATGGGCATCACCGCCCGCGGCGCCTGGGAGTCGGTCAAGCGGCACTTCCGTGAGCTGGGCGTGGACACCCAGTCCGAGGACTTCACCGTCGTCGGCGTCGGCGACATGTCCGGTGACGTCTTCGGCAACGGCATGCTGCTCAGCGAGCACATCCGGCTGGTCGCCGCCTTCGACCACCGGCACATCTTCCTCGACCCGAACCCGGACGCGGCGACCTCGTACGCCGAGCGCCGCCGGCTCTTCGAGCTGCCCCGTTCCTCCTGGGCGGACTACAACACCGAGCTGCTCTCGCAGGGCGGCGGCATCCACCCGCGCTCGGCCAAGTCCATCCAGATCAACGCGCAGGTGCGGGCCGCCCTCGGCATCGAGGCCGGGGTGAAGAAGATGACGCCCGCCGATCTGATGCAGGCCATCCTCAAGGCGCCGGTCGACCTGCTGTGGAACGGCGGCATCGGGACGTATGTGAAGTCCTCGGCGGAGTCCAACGCCGATGTGGGCGACAAGTCCAACGACGCCATCCGGGTCAACGGCGAGGACCTGCGGGTCAAGGTCGTCGGCGAGGGCGGCAACCTGGGCCTGACCCAGCTGGGCCGGATCGAGTTCGCCATGGCCGGCGGGAAGATCAACAACGACGCGATCGACAACAGCGCCGGTGTGGACACCTCCGACCACGAGGTGAACATCAAGATCCTGCTCAACTCCGTGGTCGCGGACGGCGATATGACGGTCAAGCAGCGCAACAAGCTGCTGGCCGAGATGACCGACGAGGTCGGCGCGCTGGTTCTGCGCAACAACTACGCGCAGAACACCGCGCTGGCGCTGGCCCTCGCCCAGTCCTCCAGCATGCTCAACGCCCAGCAGCGCTTCATGCGCCGACTGGTGCGCGACGGTGATCTCGACCGGGCGCTGGAGTTCCTGCCCACCGACCGGCAGATCCGGGAGCGGCTGAACGCCGGGCGCGGGCTGACCCAGCCCGAGACCGCGGTGCTCCTGGCCTACACCAAGATCACGGTCGCCGAGGCGCTGATCCAGACGGGGCTGCCGGACGACCCCTACCTCCAGCGGCTGCTGCACGCCTACTTCCCCTCGGCGCTGCACGACCGGTTCCCCGAGCAGGTCGACGGGCATGCGCTGCGCCGCGAGATCGTCACGACGGTGCTGGTCAACGACACCGTCAACACCGGCGGTACGAGCTTCCTGCACCGCATGCGGGAGGAGACCGGCGCCTCCCTCGAAGAGGTCGTCCGGGCGCACACCGCGGCCCGCGCCATCTTCCGGCTGGGCCAGGTCTGGGACGACGTCGAGGCGCTCGACAATGTCGTCGCGGCCGATGTCCAGACCCGGATCCGGCTCCACTCCCGCCGGCTGGTCGAGCGCGGCACCCGCTGGCTGCTCAACAACCGCCCGCAGCCGCTGGAGCTGTCGGAGACCATCGGCTTCTTCGCGGACCGGGTCTCCCAGGTGTGGTCGGAGCTGCCGAAGCTGCTGCAGGGCGGCGACCTGGAATGGTTCCAGGCGATCCTGGAGGAG
- a CDS encoding DUF6912 family protein, whose amino-acid sequence MRVYVPLTLSGLAEAHKNGELGPGPLGAYAVTPALREWYVSDDIEELEYAALGRAAQASLRLLAGHPEAARRRVVVAVDVPDGAAVADPDRGLDQSALGEVRVAGPVLLSKAAAVHVDAADAEADIAAAAAALGAADQGDDDAQFTVDGAEDHDLMWFGVQEIPQLIG is encoded by the coding sequence ATGCGCGTCTATGTTCCCCTGACCCTTTCCGGTCTCGCAGAGGCGCACAAGAACGGTGAGCTGGGCCCCGGCCCCCTCGGCGCGTACGCCGTCACACCGGCGCTGCGCGAGTGGTACGTCTCGGACGACATCGAGGAGCTGGAGTACGCGGCACTCGGCCGCGCCGCCCAGGCGTCCCTGCGGCTGCTCGCCGGGCACCCCGAGGCCGCGCGGCGGCGGGTCGTGGTGGCCGTGGACGTGCCCGACGGCGCCGCGGTGGCCGACCCGGACCGCGGGCTGGACCAGTCGGCGCTGGGCGAGGTGCGGGTCGCCGGGCCCGTGCTGCTGTCGAAGGCGGCGGCGGTGCATGTGGACGCCGCGGACGCGGAGGCGGACATCGCGGCGGCCGCGGCGGCGCTCGGCGCGGCGGACCAGGGCGATGACGACGCGCAGTTCACCGTGGACGGCGCGGAGGACCACGATCTGATGTGGTTCGGGGTGCAGGAGATCCCGCAGCTGATCGGCTGA
- a CDS encoding HAD family hydrolase, with translation MGKHATHIVWDWNGTLFHDIDAVIGATNSAFAEIGLEPITLETYRELYCVPVPRFYERLMGRMPTEAEWLVMDEAFHRHYSTHRLGCELAEGVHALLEGWQSAGRSQSILSMYGHDELIPIVRDFGIESRFVRVDGRTGPSGGTKSAHMVRHLAAMESVDPARTVVIGDAVDDAVAAQDAGAYAVLYTGGSHSRGSLETAGVPVVDTLAEAVGLAGEITF, from the coding sequence ATGGGGAAGCACGCGACACACATCGTCTGGGACTGGAACGGCACGCTGTTCCATGACATCGACGCCGTCATCGGGGCGACGAACTCCGCCTTCGCGGAGATCGGGCTGGAGCCGATCACCCTGGAGACGTACCGGGAGCTGTACTGCGTGCCCGTGCCGCGGTTCTACGAGCGGCTGATGGGGCGGATGCCGACGGAGGCGGAGTGGCTGGTGATGGACGAGGCGTTCCACCGCCACTACAGCACGCACCGTCTGGGCTGTGAGCTCGCCGAGGGTGTGCATGCGCTGCTGGAGGGGTGGCAGTCGGCCGGGCGCAGTCAGTCGATCCTGAGCATGTACGGCCACGACGAGCTGATACCGATCGTGCGCGACTTCGGGATCGAGTCGCGGTTCGTGCGGGTGGACGGCAGGACCGGGCCGTCCGGGGGCACCAAGAGCGCGCACATGGTGCGGCACCTGGCGGCGATGGAGAGCGTGGATCCGGCCCGTACGGTCGTGATCGGTGACGCCGTGGACGATGCGGTGGCGGCGCAGGACGCGGGTGCGTATGCGGTGCTCTACACCGGCGGATCGCACAGCCGCGGGAGCCTGGAGACCGCCGGGGTGCCGGTGGTGGACACGCTCGCCGAGGCGGTCGGGCTGGCGGGAGAGATCACCTTCTAG